In the genome of Ziziphus jujuba cultivar Dongzao chromosome 10, ASM3175591v1, the window CATGCCGATACCAACAAAAGTTGCCACGACTAACAATTCTTGGCATATTTGTTTTGTTGgtgttggaaaaagaaaaagaaaaagaaaaattataattagtttTTCAGTATTCTTCTATTTTCGTACAGAACCTGTTGTATTTCTCTTTGATTGTCAACTaacaaaaactatatatttatcttcttcttttttttcagtaattcaataaaacaaaacaatctCCTGCTAACAGATGCCTTAGAAGTTGTTGCCATTTCTTGacttttaaaacacaaataactagtgaaaagaATCAGGAGTAAATATACCATCATTCAAGTGAACAATTCACCTTTAAGTATCTCCACAATTACATTGCTATACCCCCTCTTctcaaaggaaaaaaatcaaaagaaaagaacCCCTATTTATGTACATCACCCAAAATCACACCTTGTAAACGTTAACTCCCATCTCTTCCTTTTCACAATTTTTATCAGCCCTATCATCCCACCTTTTCCCAATTCTTATTCATTTACATATCATAACAAGGAAATATACCCCCAACAAGTGAAAACACCAAAACTCCTTTATAACCTCAGTTATCCCCCActtcccaaaacaaaaataaagaaaatctaataaaaagaaacaaagtagTCCACTGATAAAGAAAACAAGAATAGGGCAACAAGAATGTTGAAAAGTAACTTTTTTGATGATTACCGTGGCTGTCCTCGAGCTGGAAATGATTGAGCAGGCTGGAGGTTTCTTTGCCGAGGTGCATTCCCCATAACCATGGTCTGCGACCTTGTCACCATGTCTACCATGGACGGAGTTTGATAAGATTGCACACGACTTGTACTATCTGTTGAATCACCTCGTGCAGTTGCTCTCTGCCATGAGTGTGAGCTCAATCCTGATAAAACGTAAGCCCTTCCAGATTCTTCATATACACGCCGGTTTGCCATCCTTTCTTGCATCTCCTTCAACTCAGCACAAAGTGCAGCACATAATCGATCACCTGACTGTGCAGAGACAGTTTCAGACAAAGCCTTACGACAGCTCTCTAAGACACAGACTGCACCTGCCAAATTGCCATTTTCAGCTGCAGCTCTAGCTTCCGCCATTGCCTCTGCTGCATGAAGCCTATTTCTTTGCCTGTCTACTTCTGTTGAAACCACTACTTGTCTGGTTGTTTCGGGCCTTTGGATCGTTACTTCATTAGCTTCTTCCGGAGTCATCATTTCTTTGGTGATAGGATCTCTGTAAATACATCTAACCTTTAGCAGTGAGGTCTCAGTTCTGGATGCATCAACTGGAACATTGACTGTCGCCAGAAAATCCCTTTCTTCTTCCGCATACAAGTCTCCAACACTGATAGAACCCATTCTTGCATCAGCCGTCATGCTTGTTGGATAGCTTCCTGCTTTTATTAAACCTAGCTGCAAACTTGGGTGAACACACTCAATTTTGATCTGGAGCTCCTGCACTACCACACTTAAAAGCCCCCCAATACACTGTGCAAATGCATCCTGTATGACACTCTCAGCTTCGATGAAAGAAAACGTTCCGCCAGAATTCTCTGAAATAGAGTGCATTGATGATGCATCATGGTCTGCACCAAATCCAAATGCATGAACTGGAATCTGCAAGCTTGCACCATTATTTCGATGAATTGAGATTGGAAGAAGTGACTGGTAATCTGGTCGGGGATGGTTTCCACCAGGACTATTGATGGTATATGTATCCTGGCCATCTGAAAGCAGTATGATACTACCAACTGGGTTCTTCCACTTACGGTCTAttaacaccttggcaccttttCTTAAGCCTTCAGCAATGTTGGTTCCACCATTCGAAATAAGAGAGTTAACAGACTGCAATGCCTGCTGCCTTCCAATCTCAGTCATCCGACGAAGAGGAAAAAGACGGCGGGCTGTGGAGGAGAAGGCGATGACAGAAAGACGATCAGAGGGACCAAGATTCTGTACCACAAAACTCATAGCTCGCTTTAACAAAGCAAGCTTGGTGCCTGCCATGCTACCACTAACATCAAGCACTGTAACAAGGTCAACTGAAGCACGGGAATTCTGAGATATCCGCGGCAATATGGTATGATTTCTGCTGCCATTCTGTCTGTCACTTATATGAGGAGCCTTGAGGTGGATTAATACAGCGAAATTATTATGGAAAGATGACCTTGGAACAGCTGAAACTTCAGGGTATGTTTTGACTTCTAGCGTTCCAGTACAATCATTATCAGCAGCATCTGCAATAGGTGTACTTTTCTCACGAATCTCGGGTTGCTGCTCCAatacttcatcatcatcatagaTAGCAGGTTCAGGGGCATGAAAGAGTGATGCAATCTGCCGACTCGCATCCATATGTGAGGAAGGAAGCCGTCGTAAGACAGTCATCCATGCATCATCCTGGGGCCATCCAACTGAATTGATTCTTGACACTCCATGGGGAAGATTAGAAGCAACGCTCTGAAAGGGAATCTCTTTCCATTTTGCTCTGCAAACTGGGCAAATTTGATTTCCATGTTTCACATTAGAGGTAATGCAGTGGAAGTGGAATGAATGGGAGCATTCTGCAGTGAAAATGGCATGCCCATGCCCAGGTTTCATGGTGTTAAGGCATATCGCGCAGGTCCTCTGCAGTAAAAGCAAAAAAGCTGACGTTACTACATTCAGAATAACAAGTAGAAATCATATTGTGTGCATGAAGAGAAAGAAGATTATAGAATAATTCTAGCAACTTCATTTGTTGGGggggtaataataataaaaagtaaaataataataatcataaatctaaaaaataaggAACAATAGTTAGTAATTTTTTGATGCACTAGAATCTAATATAAATTCTAAAAACCAATTGAAGGTATAAGATAAATCATTTATCCCCCCTATCCTGAAATCTAATTAGAAATACTAATAGTCAAAACAAAACCTTTTGGATGCCCAAATAACAACGAACATTTAGATCAAATCAAAGCAAGAATTAAGACAAGGATGCcccataaaaattattaaaactaaagttttctttccaaaattagcTCAAAACACATTACAATATGTATGATAAATGTTTCCTTTAAGGCACCTGCATTTGATAAGTAAACTCTTTATTTTGACAGAAAATGACTATGATCCTTATGATATTGGTTTTGCAGTTCACACAACGTTAAAATCAATACAAAACCATCTACCTTACCTTTAACAGAACCTAACAAGCAAAAAGCATTGAAGTTCTAAAAAATCTTATGAAACTCAGTCAATCTGAAATGAGCAGTCAGATTCCactaaataatttcaaataagtGAATAATCCTACAAACATAGCATCAAAAGGTGAGTTAAAACCATTCAGATAAAACTGAAAGCCAAAGGAAGTATACAGAGGTATGCCGCAGCATTAGCTTAATAAATGCTTTTAAGGAACAACAAAGAGTCGGGCACGCATTTTTACATGTCTAGTTTTTCTTTCGGTATATAAACTTTGAAACACTCAGGTGATatccattttttaaattgtaaacatttattattttgggagactaaaaaatgcaaataatttaCTACCATGCAAATCCAGCACCTTTAGACAAAAGGCGACGTGGGTTCCagcttaaaataatatttattgctCCTTTttgatagggaaaaaaaatattatatctgGTGTTCTTGGATGTACAACACCATAGCATCTTATGCTGACACTTCTGTACCATGCAGCCCCACTATAGAGACTAACGCATAAAAAGATGAACTGAATGCAACATATCTACTCCATGATTGCCAATTTCGAGAACTCTTAGCTATCATTCATTTACAAAGACCATAAACGTCCTCGGCAAATCAGCCAttcccattaaaaaaataataataaaaataaataaataaaaaagaagaagtcaaTGTTAGGTGGTCAAAACCACAACGGAGGACGTAATGGGAAATTACCATCAATCGAGGGGTAgactttttttaaaagcaaGAATAAATCAAGCATCTCTCCAACTAATGATGAAGCTTTCAAAAcaataagaaaagaaataaaagctcATCAAAAGATGGGTAAGCAATGAATCTGCTCTATGGCTTGCATTTCTTATTTACTTGTCCCAAtttcctctttttatttatttattctttggcTAAGCCCATTGAAGGAAAGATCGTAATCAACGGTCCACAGTCTTTTCCTAAAATTACCATCAAaaggtgagagagagagagggggggggccTTGAACAGTGAAGCTATGCTGACCAGACAAAGCACTTTTTCCTTAAGGGACGATGAAAAGGAAAGGTACAGTGTATTCCTTTTTCTAATAAACCAAAGGACCATGGTCCCGAAGGGACTAGTCCACTTTATCTCTTCCTCTCGCAGAGGCCTTTGGTTGAAAACAACTTCACAACCAATACCCATCTTCACAAACCATCTCGTACATCATTTACTCCTCATTATCGACTCCTCTCTCCCTCCCACCATTAACATATGCCCCACAACAAACAGAGACTCTCAACCAACAAGTTCAGCATACCTTATtaacttaaaatatttattaaatcaatcAACCTTATCACCTAAACTCAGAATCTACCGTGGATATTCACCAAATGAACAAAACCCATATTCTAAAAAACGACAAAAGGAAAATTTGACAGTaaaattaaagctaaaaaaaTATGCATCCAAATTCGTAGAAACAAAAATGAATTCGAACCCCATAAAAATCTTATCCATCGAAACACCTAAACATGCATGAGTTTTGATGGGGTAGAAAAAAACTAACCTTAGAGGACTTGCTCCCAGATTTGGGCAACCGAAGGCCTGAGGACGATGGAGTTGGCGTCGTAGGTAGGCGGCAATCGGCGGCGAGACCCGTCGGAGAAAGCATAGGAGAGGTTGAAGCGACGTCGGAGAACCTACCAGCAGCAACGTCGTTGGAGGGTGATGAATCCTCAGAAGTTTGGGGAACATAGAGGCAAGTATTCAACCCAAGAGCAAGCTTCGCTTTCCTCCATTTgcttgccattttttttttctctcacttttttttagttaatgagagaataataaaagaaagaaaaaacaaattcagATCTCTAAGCCATAACCCATATCAAGAAACAGAACTGGTTTATCAAGAAATGGGtatgaaagaaaataagaaaaaattgaaaatgaggtTCTGAGCTTTAACACCCAGAAATAAGGGCCGTTAGAATTGAGGGTTTGGGATAGATGCAGATAGAAAGAGAATGGTGGGTGTTGGAGTTGTGAGCTTTTTATGGAGGTTGAGAAAGGGATTTGAAGAAAGGTGTGGTGAGAGAGGTGAAGAAGCGGCTGTGGCTGACTGAGATTGCAAAATGGAcgaatttctttttaattgttaCTCATATTGTAGTTGTCTAATTCcaattttgcccttttttttaatttattgaattcatGGCATTTGTAAGTATAACTTTTCACAAATGGCAATTttgacttattattattattattatttttctttatatagatatatttatatatatatatagttgtttttTTACATTCATGCCATTTGTAAGTTTGGGATGAAAGGGGATGTAATAGAAAACACTTTCGCTTTGTTTTCATGATTaacacatatttttcaaatgttacgactttgaatgaacaaatagggatgtcaacaaataaaataattttttttttcagggcCTACTTTAATATCTATCCACCTTTGTtttcaaaactatttaaaaaaaaaattattacatttgaaaatAAGATATTATTTTGCTTCTTGATATGTTGATGATATTTATGTTAATGATGGGAGGAAAACGTTCCTACAATTTTGATGTCCAATCATATTGCATtttctaacaaaaacaaaaaggtacTTCTTCTTGTTTCTATTaattcttaataaaatatatggataaaaataaataattatttataattttcaatatatgttACACATTCTATATAATAGCGTAACCTTGTCAGATAGCTTATAAATGCTTGAAAGCAATGACCAAATGAAATTCTGACCTACTATTCTTagcaaacaagaaaagaaagaaagaaagaaagaaattgtatCCTACTATTTGATGTATTTGGACAAATAAAATGGCTTGATTATGGCTTCAAtccttattttaaattcaaaatatatgtaGGCCTTctctttcaaataataataataataataatctcccaacaaaatatttaaaattaaaaaaagttaaccaaaaaagaaatgaagtaTTGTTGAATGAACAAGTGACTCATTTTagcataaaccaaaaaaaaaaaaaaaaaaaaaaggtgattcTTTTTAGCTTCATTTTGTCAAAATCGAATGGTGTGGTAGGGATAAAAatggaaggaaaataaaaaatggagaaacGGGTGAAACTAGGGGCAACTTCTTAGGAAGCAAGTTGCAGGAaaagaaacttgaaaaatataattttataatgtgaattttatattatttttagattttatttatttatttatttatttttttgctagaggtatattatttttagattttgatcTATTGTATTACTCTATTTAATATATTGCATTCGTTTTAGATCGATATTGTATattgtactttattattatacaaaatGATTAGTTTCGAAACTAAAATTTTTAGGAGTAAATCTTCCACAATACTcacatgaatattttttttaaaatgttatcaTTAACAAATTTGACAAATTTCTCTAATAATATTATGCATGTTTAAAAGAGTTCATCAGGTCACATATCTATACTACTATAATATAATTTGTGATTAATGTGGGATCCTAAACTTTtttgtgtaatatatatatatatatatatatattgtttcaattTTGTTATAGAAAGAATTAGATTTACTCTGTAAAGTAAAAATCTAACATCGAATTTTATTTCGAAAATGTCAATTTTGTTCTGCAGTAGATACTCTTTCATGAAATATGcctataaaattgatttatctacttctgaaataatatttaatattaaattctcACGTTACTACTAAAATCGATCATTTTTATCATAAAActgtatattataatataataattattattcataaaaatatatagaaaaattatttttatatttttaatagttgtAATTTATGGTCTcattatatatggaaaaaaaaaatactagaaaactcattctatttttaaagaaaataattgatgCTTGAATTAAGCTTTagagtatgtatatatacatatatatatatatatatatatatacatatacatatatattttagtgaATAAAAGTaagtatataatttgttttaagtataattaaatgattttcaattttattttttttttgggcataaatGACTATAATCAAAAAGTTGTGAGGAAatctattcatatatatttatatatatatatatatatatattttcataaatatgaaGAGTATTTAAGAGTTAAATTGAGTAGACCTAACCAACATGTACTATTTAAATTGGTAGTAGGCTGCAACCTCGTAAATTTTACCTGATTAAAAGGTCaggatttgaatttgaatagaTCTTGTTGAGAGGAGAGGTAatataccgtaatattttatttgtttctctCCACAATTCTTTTGTTTCATGAGTAGGTTTCAAATTATTATAGAACTTTAGTGCATTTTGTATAAAAATCCAACAGATTAGTCCACCCATGAAACTTTTAAGCGATGatgattttcataatttttttatgagaatAAAGCACTCCTGGCTAACGAAGAGTAAGCAATTGATCAAATATAAGagtgcataaatataaatatcaattataaaatatggcaaaattgaaagagaaaaatagtttttaccccatctctttctttttctttttttctttttttcttttttcctttctttctctaaaaGAAAAGTGAGACTAAAAGTATGATAAATTGTTTAgtattttacttaaaaattctTCCAATAAAGGCCTTACCAAATGAACATttgtgaataataataataataataataattttcaaaaaaaaaaagaaaaaagaaaataaagtatgataaattatttagtattttacttcagattttttaaaaaaattttatttggttagGGTGGGtgtaatgtttttaaattatattagatGATTCAAAATTTCATGGGATTTCAAATTACTTTAGATGATTCATAAATTTAGGAAGgggctattattattatatatttttctttttgttggtaATAAAAAACTTAGAAAGTTGCAATTGTAAGAGGTGGATTTATTTGTGAGCTCCCTACCCAAATGATAAGTAAAGTTGTCATTTTGGTTAGAATCCGAGTACTTTACTAACTTACATGTTAGCACATCAATGGAAGTTGATTTTTGGTAGGAGATAGAGGAAAAGAAGAGAGGAGGAGATAAGGGAAAAGTTTGGATGTGGAGTTGAACTTATCACTCTAGAAGTAGAAAGATTGGatgaaggaaagaaaaacaaatttttttttttttttgtacaaaaTTAGTTATTTAAGCGTACATTTACCTTTCACATGGAAATAATTTATGTGTAAAATGATAATTTAGCTGTAACcataataacattttatttcctttctgTCTTTCCATCATATACTCAATAAAAAGAGaagaatatatatgaatatatatatatatatatatatatatatatatatatataaatatatatatatatatttcttttcattCCTATAATGCTAAATAACATGGGGATTAAAATTGTTAAtgcttttctttcattttccccTAATTCTTATTTCGTCCATCTTTGAATTTTTACTTTTCTGGCATAGTGTAGTGAATAAAAAACgaatttagataatatttttaaaaagtctaTTGAATAATTAAAGGGAATATTTTTTTGAGGTTGGTTTAgggtaaatataaaaatatctttgaaatttttaataatatcatcCATACTCCTTAAAAGAGTTTAAATTACCCTTAtatctttatttaaattaattttaaaattctttttatttattaaaattaagtgataattttacaatttaaaaaaaaaagtatatggtgattttaataaaataatattttttaaccaaGTAATCAtctgtcaaatatattttactaaaagTATTAAAATCTATCATAATTTGTCAAACATGTTTagctaaatatattataatttttcaaatatagttaactaaatatatatatatatatatatatctatatatatcaaatatataacatatatatatatatatatcaaatatataacttatttaaaaaaattatgtaattaaaattattatatatatatatatatatatatatatatatattttttaaaaaatttagttgaaaatataaaagaacaaaacttgACGTTGTCAACTTAATTATtgcaaagaaagaaataaaaagaattttgaaattagtTCAAATTAAGTAAGGATACAAAGGTATTTAGGTTCCTTAACAAGGTGTAGATGATATTACTAAAAATAtgaaagatatttttatatttatcccaAATTTTAAaggtgtaaaaaaaatatatattcccattaatatattaatcaaaccATCAAAATTCCCAGTCTCCCACTTTCAAAAGTAATATAAACGTCTCCTAAAGGAAATACTACTAAGTTTGCCTATGGTtattgatttataaaattttaaaaaaataattagtgcTAGTAGAGCACTAGAATACAAACTTATCCAAAACTAGATAGAAGGGCTTTTCTGGAATGGGAGTGGCTGGCGGCCACTAAATTATGTATTAGTAGTgggtttaataattaatttaattataaaggaGACAGGCAGACAAGTCCTGTCAAACTGCATAATGAGGTTAATCTTATGAAAATTACAAAGCTTACGCTCCATGAGTCAAAGCTCTTAATTACTTATGATAATATTATGCACATATCTACCATAAAGCTATATAGTCCTATTATATTAACATTATATTTATAcagtcattttttatttttgagaaattattCATAGCTTTacaataacaaattttattagtttttaaattattttaaaaagtgagatttcaaaaatatttggtGAACTATCTaagtttaatcaaattttaaactcaTATTCTAAATTTcgaaaaaaatgaattatatatgatatcatataaatttcaaatatattttttaatttcaattcttGAAATAATCCTAAAATtgataacaaatattttaataattttccatCAAGAAGATCATTATATGagaattcctatatatatacaattttaatcCGAAAACATAGTTTTTGGCTATATTTGGTATATAGAATATGTATTCttttagaaatagaaatagGTATTCataggaatagaaaatggaaaaaagattgataattcttatttatatgtttggtaaaaatattgatttaaaattaaaatttagcctttataaatattttttttcccaaaaaaattcaaatttgttaaaaattaattaaaaattaaattttatatttatttatatatttttagtatgtgataattaatttaaatttaaatgtattaaggatattttaaagtttattcaaattaaaacataagAATAGGGATTCTAAGGTTTTAATAAGGAATTGTTATTCCTTTACATAGAGGCATATCTATTCCTATGGAATAATTATTGCCAAATTCAAAAACTTACCAAatataggaaaaacaaaatctatGGAATAAGAATTCTATTCCTATGTTTATTCCATAAACCATCAAAATGTTAGAAGCTTACTCACATGATAAATGTTTAGAATTTCAACTTGTCAATACTAtaggtattttttttaaaattattaattgaagtGGTATTTTGAACACATGTAAATAAGTTCCCataatttgttgaaaaaatattCCTAACAAATTATGACTCATATACATAGACaactgtaatagcccagaccattcgcatgcgatattatcctgtttaggcctggggaatcctcttacaacccagccctcaaggttttaaaatgcCTCACAAGAAAAATGTAtacacacccacttataaggagtgtttcgttcccatttccaatcgatgtgggacttcacaatcctccttCCTTAGGGCCtagtgtcctcgctggcacactgatccgggtactggctctgataccaactgtaataatccaga includes:
- the LOC107411381 gene encoding E3 ubiquitin-protein ligase WAV3 isoform X1, with amino-acid sequence MASKWRKAKLALGLNTCLYVPQTSEDSSPSNDVAAGRFSDVASTSPMLSPTGLAADCRLPTTPTPSSSGLRLPKSGSKSSKRTCAICLNTMKPGHGHAIFTAECSHSFHFHCITSNVKHGNQICPVCRAKWKEIPFQSVASNLPHGVSRINSVGWPQDDAWMTVLRRLPSSHMDASRQIASLFHAPEPAIYDDDEVLEQQPEIREKSTPIADAADNDCTGTLEVKTYPEVSAVPRSSFHNNFAVLIHLKAPHISDRQNGSRNHTILPRISQNSRASVDLVTVLDVSGSMAGTKLALLKRAMSFVVQNLGPSDRLSVIAFSSTARRLFPLRRMTEIGRQQALQSVNSLISNGGTNIAEGLRKGAKVLIDRKWKNPVGSIILLSDGQDTYTINSPGGNHPRPDYQSLLPISIHRNNGASLQIPVHAFGFGADHDASSMHSISENSGGTFSFIEAESVIQDAFAQCIGGLLSVVVQELQIKIECVHPSLQLGLIKAGSYPTSMTADARMGSISVGDLYAEEERDFLATVNVPVDASRTETSLLKVRCIYRDPITKEMMTPEEANEVTIQRPETTRQVVVSTEVDRQRNRLHAAEAMAEARAAAENGNLAGAVCVLESCRKALSETVSAQSGDRLCAALCAELKEMQERMANRRVYEESGRAYVLSGLSSHSWQRATARGDSTDSTSRVQSYQTPSMVDMVTRSQTMVMGNAPRQRNLQPAQSFPARGQPR
- the LOC107411381 gene encoding E3 ubiquitin-protein ligase WAV3 isoform X2; this encodes MRTCAICLNTMKPGHGHAIFTAECSHSFHFHCITSNVKHGNQICPVCRAKWKEIPFQSVASNLPHGVSRINSVGWPQDDAWMTVLRRLPSSHMDASRQIASLFHAPEPAIYDDDEVLEQQPEIREKSTPIADAADNDCTGTLEVKTYPEVSAVPRSSFHNNFAVLIHLKAPHISDRQNGSRNHTILPRISQNSRASVDLVTVLDVSGSMAGTKLALLKRAMSFVVQNLGPSDRLSVIAFSSTARRLFPLRRMTEIGRQQALQSVNSLISNGGTNIAEGLRKGAKVLIDRKWKNPVGSIILLSDGQDTYTINSPGGNHPRPDYQSLLPISIHRNNGASLQIPVHAFGFGADHDASSMHSISENSGGTFSFIEAESVIQDAFAQCIGGLLSVVVQELQIKIECVHPSLQLGLIKAGSYPTSMTADARMGSISVGDLYAEEERDFLATVNVPVDASRTETSLLKVRCIYRDPITKEMMTPEEANEVTIQRPETTRQVVVSTEVDRQRNRLHAAEAMAEARAAAENGNLAGAVCVLESCRKALSETVSAQSGDRLCAALCAELKEMQERMANRRVYEESGRAYVLSGLSSHSWQRATARGDSTDSTSRVQSYQTPSMVDMVTRSQTMVMGNAPRQRNLQPAQSFPARGQPR